In Rhodothermales bacterium, a genomic segment contains:
- a CDS encoding response regulator transcription factor translates to MSKRILLIEDEPGLVMTLTDRLASEGYTIVSRNDGDSGLSTALNEAFDLVLLDVMLPKKSGFDVCQELRKRDVRTPIMMLTARGQVVDKVVGLKIGADDYLTKPFEMPELIARIEALIRRAGAANPLIATEVHQFGDVEIDFRRAEVRRAGTIVDLSAKEFQLLRYFMEHRGATLSRDELLNEVWGYNSLPSTRTIDVHVAWLRQKLEPNPRHPQYILTVHGLGYKFAE, encoded by the coding sequence ATGAGCAAACGCATCTTATTGATCGAAGACGAGCCGGGCCTGGTGATGACCCTCACGGATCGACTTGCCAGCGAAGGCTACACTATCGTGAGCCGTAACGATGGCGATTCCGGCTTGAGTACCGCGCTTAACGAAGCGTTCGACCTGGTGTTGCTCGATGTCATGTTGCCGAAGAAAAGCGGCTTCGACGTCTGCCAGGAATTACGAAAGCGCGACGTGCGGACCCCCATCATGATGCTGACGGCCCGCGGGCAGGTGGTGGACAAGGTGGTGGGGTTAAAAATCGGGGCGGACGATTACCTGACGAAGCCCTTCGAGATGCCCGAGTTGATCGCCCGGATAGAGGCGTTGATTCGGCGCGCCGGCGCGGCGAACCCGCTCATTGCGACGGAGGTGCACCAGTTTGGGGACGTAGAGATCGACTTCCGGCGGGCCGAAGTGCGCCGCGCCGGCACGATCGTCGACCTCTCGGCTAAAGAATTTCAGCTCCTCCGCTACTTCATGGAGCACCGCGGCGCCACGCTGTCTCGCGACGAACTGCTGAACGAGGTGTGGGGCTACAACTCGCTCCCCTCGACCCGCACGATCGACGTACATGTGGCCTGGCTCCGGCAAAAGCTGGAGCCCAACCCGCGGCATCCCCAGTATATCCTCACCGTACACGGCCTGGGCTATAAATTCGCCGAGTGA